The genomic region GGAcccttataaaatatattattattattatgtcagcGTGTTGTTATGTCATTTAAAAGgcagtctttttttatttcaggccTGATGGAGGACACACACCGTCATGAGAAAATGAGTGAAAAAACTGACTCACTGAAGAGAAAAGACAAAAAATGTGTCACCTGCCCTCAGTGTGGAATAAGTCTGACAAAGAAACACAGTCTCCAGCGTCACATGagggtccacactggagaaaaaccattcatatgcactcagtgtgggaagagtctggcacacaaacacagtctcaggaaacacatgaggatccacactggagagaaaccattcatatgtactcagtgcgggaagagtttcagagactcatcaaactttaataaacacatgttgatccacactggagagaaaacacacaaatgtgatcagtgctgcaaaacatttttgagggTTTCAGATCTAAAGAgccatcttagagttcatacaaaggagaagctTTATCCATGCTCtgtgtgtgggaagagtttcaaacATCAACGTAGTTTAAGAAatcatcagaagatccacaccggTGTGGGAGAGTACaggtgctttgagtgtgagaagaccttTTGTACAGCTGGAAGTTTGAAAATGCAtgagagaattcacactggagagaaaccttacatttGTTCACTGTGCAATAAGAGATTCAGTCAGTTTGAACATATGAAAATACATGCGAGGattcacacaggagagaaaccttacaagtgttcacactgtgataaGAGATTTAGTGGTTCAGGACATCTGATACAACATGTGagggttcacactggagagaaaccttacagttGTTCACTGTGCAATAAGAGATTCAGTCAGTTTGCACAAATGAAAATACATGCGagggttcacactggagagaaaccgtacaagtgttcacactgtgataaGAGATTTAGTGATTCAGGAAATCTGAGACAACATGAAAGGgttcacacaggagagaaaccttacatgtgttcacactgcgacaggAGATTCAGTGATTTAGGAAATCTGAGAcaacatgagaggattcacactggagagaaaccttacaagtgttcccACTGCGACAGGAGATTCAGACAGTTAGGAGGCCTGAAaatacatgagaggattcacaccaGAGAGAaactgtacgttcacaccgaaagcggcgagaccgtcaaagtagctggaagtcaatgagagccggcggcgataaGCGGCAAGGAGCAGCGCGGCACGTCTTGGCCGGTGTGGGCgtcaaggagagttgaaatcaagtcaactttatggtaataagctatgatgcggttcggcggcaaccaatcagaatgtagaagtccaccactTGAGAAGAGTTCAGAGAACAaagtcactgtgaactttggttcggACCACAGTtattcccaagggtttgattattgcggttgtcagatttccaattatttgcaatgttttcttacaggaacatgcattaaaaaaagttactgggaaattactgatgtgcattaatgttatatagattttttttttctttgaaaaagcaggaatctcatgtgacaatacaaaacagtattgctgcttcaggatatttcagacatatggacacatattggaaaagtggagcaaagccagaccacatgcaacttgatcttccgtagttaaatgtatttgataataagagctgaaggcagacagcatt from Danio aesculapii chromosome 3, fDanAes4.1, whole genome shotgun sequence harbors:
- the LOC130220661 gene encoding zinc finger protein 239-like encodes the protein MEDTHRHEKMSEKTDSLKRKDKKCVTCPQCGISLTKKHSLQRHMRVHTGEKPFICTQCGKSLAHKHSLRKHMRIHTGEKPFICTQCGKSFRDSSNFNKHMLIHTGEKTHKCDQCCKTFLRVSDLKSHLRVHTKEKLYPCSVCGKSFKHQRSLRNHQKIHTGVGEYRCFECEKTFCTAGSLKMHERIHTGEKPYICSLCNKRFSQFEHMKIHARIHTGEKPYKCSHCDKRFSGSGHLIQHVRVHTGEKPYSCSLCNKRFSQFAQMKIHARVHTGEKPYKCSHCDKRFSDSGNLRQHERVHTGEKPYMCSHCDRRFSDLGNLRQHERIHTGEKPYKCSHCDRRFRQLGGLKIHERIHTREKLYVHTESGETVKVAGSQ